One part of the Sciurus carolinensis chromosome 4, mSciCar1.2, whole genome shotgun sequence genome encodes these proteins:
- the C1rl gene encoding LOW QUALITY PROTEIN: complement C1r subcomponent-like protein (The sequence of the model RefSeq protein was modified relative to this genomic sequence to represent the inferred CDS: deleted 1 base in 1 codon; substituted 1 base at 1 genomic stop codon), with amino-acid sequence MSGPRVGEYLWRSPPSTSCPGKICWPLLFCVVSSCPTQGSVLLAQXHPQKLTSSGYWKWKPYLKGQESSTDIKAPGGFAVRLVFQHLDLEPSSDCKGDSITISASGMDLSRLCGKQGSPLASTPGQREFVSSGRRLRLTFHAHTSSKDKTICLHKGFLTLFQAVVVSCSQPMSPASRDSESIISPAANSYKIQRHCQEPYYQAVPAGTLSCPAWKTWQNRQDGEEIPQCVPVCGQPVTPITQNPKTLGSSRAKLGNFPWQAFTSIYGRGGGALLGDRWILTAAHTIQPKDSIYLRKNQSVNVFLGHTDIAEMLKVGNYPVRHVFVHPEYNQSESHNFNGDIALLELEHSIPLGPNLLPVCLPDNESLYLNGLWGYVSGFGVEMGWLTEELKYSRLPVAPREACEAWLRERHRTEVFSDNMFCVGDKMQTNGVCQGDSGSVYVVWDDHTHRWVATGIVSWGIGCGKGYGFYTKVLNYVDWIKGVMDSKD; translated from the exons ATGTCTGGTCCCAGAGTTGGGGAGTATCTCTGGAGAAGTCCTCCCTCCACAAGCTGCCCAGGCAAGAT CTGCTGGCCCCTGCTTTT CTGTGTGGTCTCATCTTGCCCCACAcagggctctgtgctcttggcccAGTGACACCCCCAGAAGCTGACATCCTCTGGGTACTGGAAG TGGAAGCCGTATCTCAAAGGCCAAGAGAGCAGCACTGACATCAAGGCTCCAGGGGGCTTTGCTGTAAGGCTGGTCTTCCAGCACTTGGACCTGGAGCCATCCTCAGACTGCAAAGGGGACTCTATCACA ATCTCAGCTAGTGGGATGGATCTGAGCCGGCTCTGTGGTAAACAGGGCTCCCCTCTGGCCAGCACCCCTGGTCAGAGGGAGTTTGTGTCTTCAGGGAGGAGATTGCGGCTGACTTTCCACGCACACACTTCCTCCAAAGACAAGACCATCTGTCTCCACAAGGGCTTTCTGACCCTTTTCCAAGCTGTGG TGGTGAGTTGCAGTCAGCCCATGAGCCCGGCCAGCAGGGACTCTGAATCTATTATTTCACCGGCAGCCAACTCCTACAAGATCCAGAGACACTGCCAGGAACCGTATTATCAGGCAGTGCCAGCAG GGACACTCAGCTGCCCAGCCTGGAAGACCTGGCAGAATAGACAGGATGGGGAGGAGATTCCTCAGTGTGTGCCTG tctGTGGACAGCCAGTCACCCCCATTACCCAGAACCCAAAGACCCTGGGTTCTTCCAGAGCTAAGCTGGGCAACTTCCCCTGGCAAGCCTTCACCAGCATCTATGGACGTGGGGGCGGGGCCCTACTGGGAGACAGATGGATCCTTACTGCTGCCCACACCATCCAGCCTAAGGACAGCATCTACCTCAGGAAGAACCAGAGCGTGAATGTGTTCCTGGGCCACACAGACATAGCTGAGATGCTGAAAGTGGGAAACTACCCTGTCCGCCATGTCTTTGTGCACCCAGAGTATAACCAGAGTGAGTCCCACAACTTCAATGGGGACATCGCCCTTCTGGAGCTTGAGCACAGCATCCCTCTGGGCCCCAATCTCCTCCCAGTCTGTCTGCCTGACAATGAGAGCCTCTACCTCAATGGCTTGTGGGGCTATGTCAGTGGGTTTGGTGTGGAGATGGGCTGGTTAACTGAGGAGCTGAAATACTCAAGGCTGCCTGTAGCTCCGAGGGAGGCCTGTGAGGCCTGGCTCCGGGAGAGGCACCGGACTGAGGTGTTTTCTGACAACATGTTCTGTGTTGGGGATAAGATGCAAACGAACGGTGTCTGCCAAGGGGACAGTGGTAGTGTCTATGTGGTATGGGATGATCACACCCATCGCTGGGTGGCCACAGGCATTGTATCCTGGGGCATTGGGTGTGGCAAGGGATATGGCTTTTACACCAAAGTGCTCAACTACGTGGACTGGATCAAAGGAGTGATGGACAGCAAGGACTGA